A window of Zalophus californianus isolate mZalCal1 chromosome 12, mZalCal1.pri.v2, whole genome shotgun sequence genomic DNA:
tctgaggcTTGTGGGTTTGTCCTTGGATCTATTGAAAAGATGGAAGTCAGATCTGGATTTAAATTCTTTGCTGCCTACTAGCCAGCTGAATttgttaataatttaataatatttctaGCAAGGTTGTTTAGAATATTACAAATAATGGAAGcatacattaaaataatgaaaagacattttgtgTCCAGTTTAATGCCTTCCACATGTTATATGTTCAAAAATTATGGTTATTACTGGAATCATCATCTTTTTGTCCTTGGTTCCAGGTCCTAGATGTGTTTCACGAAGAGCAGATGTGAAAAGACTTGAAACACTGATAATGATTGTATGGGACGATTAAACAAGAGGGGAGAATTTAGTGTAATCTCTCCATTCTcctggctgggtgggtgggggggtttGCTACTTTGTCTGCTGTTTTTCACCCCCCCCTTTCTATAATTAATCTCTTTTATTGAAATCCTGTAAGGAGAATAATAGggctctttctccctcccaaCCAGTAGAATACTTTGTATTCCAAATCTAGTAtgtattttggttgttttttaaagtgagtagctgtatttttttaagtgagtatACAGTGTGGATGAATGAGATGGAGCAATGGGAGAAGGAGTTGGTTAGATAATGTGATGGGGCTACTGTTTACCTTAAAAAGTTATTGGAATTAATCATTTATATTCCTTTCACCCCTACTAGATGGTAGACTTtgtgaaaagataaacaatatttactttctttttgttcCCATAACACCTAGCAtaatacattttatctttatctttcagTGGTTGCACCtttgtgctttgttttccttttttagactTTGCTACTTGGGGTAAGAAATGAAGTCTGGCTCATTTCTTTAGTGTTTGTGACTTATAAATGTTTGATACTCAATAAAAGGTTTGAATGATTTGAATTGTCTCCAGAGTGACAGATCAGCATTCTTAAGAATAAAGCAACTTTTGGCTTTATCTCTGGAAATTTATAACTGGAAGGAACCTTAAAGTTGATATACTCTAgctcttcatttttcaaataaagcaACTGGTACCAAAGATGGCAAGACTTATATATTCAGAAACAGAACCTAAGCAGATTCATAGtgtctttcccctccttttttttcttagttgtgATACTTTTCCTCCTTAGgttacagaaaaagagaaacacattgataaccggcttgaaaagaaaataatgcttaTTTTCTATTGTATGCATGTCTGTAGTTTGATTCTATATTGTCTGTTAAGTGTTTTGAGGTAAACATAGCATTTCCTCATTGATGATTACCATGACTGGAGTCAtatgtaattttcaaaaaattctctgaaaaataaagtttaaaattaaaaaatcagataaacTTTTTGTATAATAATCCACTCCACATTTACATAATAGATTGGTGTATAAAGTACTTTGgcattcattaaattattttgattctGATGATAGTCTTAAGAGTTATGTAGGGCATGACTTCTATGCTGTtggcattttacatttacatttgcagatgaaaaaatTGAGGCTCAGTGAGGCTTTATCTTGTGACTGTGATCACCTAGTGAGTAAATTATGAGGCAGAATCCTAAGCCCATATGATTTAAAGGTTTTTCAAAACTCTTTTCAATGTGGTAGTCCAAAGTCCCCTTAGTtatatacatttaacaaaaatgcTCATGgttctaccctatgacccagcaattgcactactgggtaaataccccaaagatacaaacgtagtgatccaaagggtaCGAGCccccaatttttatagcagcaatgtccacaatagccaaactatagaaagagccaagatgtccatcaatagatgaatggataaagatgtggcatatatatacaatggactattacgcagccatcaaaaaaggaaatcttgccatttgcaataacgtggatggaactagagggtattatgctcagcgaaataagtcaatcagagaaagacaagtatcatatgatctcactgatatgaggaactcttaagctcaggaaacaaactgagggttgctggagtggtcgggggtgagggatgggatggctaggtgatggacattggggagggtatgtgctatggtgaatgctgtgaattgtgtaagactgatgaatcacagacctgtacctctgaaacaaataatacattatatgtttaaaaaaaaaaggtaggaagggaaaaatggaggggggatattggagggggagacaaaccatgagagacgatggactctgagaaacaaactgagggttctagaggggagggggtgggggatgcgttagcctggtgatgggtattaaggagggcacgtagtgaatggagcgctgggtgttatacgaaaacaatgaatcatggaacactacatcaaaaactaatgatgtaatgtatggtgactaacataacataataaaataaaatttaaaaaaatgctcatggTTGAGGTGCCATTAGCAATAACCACTGTTCAGCTGCCcttctgtttcatttccttttttttttaatcagacaaaaaaaatcacatttatttcaaTAGTCCAAAGTGCAAATACAGCAAGTCAGTTCACGTTTCAAGATACAGTTTTAAGTATAATGAAAACTTGAAATACAAAAAGGGTAAATAGAAATAaagctcaatttttaaaaaaattcaagtaacCCAAAAACCTTTAGACTAAAATATTCCACTTACAACAATTCAGAAATGCCTTAATTTATAGATACTAGTACAGTGCAATCCCAAAAGACTTCTCAAAGAAAGAGAATCACCCCAAACCGGTCAGTTCAGGACAAGAGTGAAGTTCTTGGTACTGGCTATTCCTGATTCAGCAGCGTCACTCACTGTCAACTGATATGGTTCAACCCATGATACTTTGATGTTTAagcaaattctaaaaaatgtttaaagttcaATATGAGGCCAACACCCTACTAAGAGTTTCTGCAATGGccactatatatttaaaagattttaaagaccAATTTCAACTTCAGGCCTATGGTATTACTAGGGGAAAGACAAATTAATACTTTTTCCATTACTTAAAACCTTTCTGTAAGGTTAGCAACATGGCCTTTACAACTTCCTCATGAAAATCGtacttaaatatatacttatttctaCACATACAGAACTTTTATGTAAAGTAGAAAAAGTTCCCACTAGGAAGATAATTAAAGATTGTTAATGTTCTTTGTATCACTTAGCAGCCAAGACACGTTTATTTCTGCTCCTCAGAAGCAATGTTAGCTACTCGCTTCAATTCAGGAAAGTGTGTATGTTCAGGAAGGTTTAGATATTTATTCAGTCTTTTTCTcaatcttcttcatctttttattgtAGGCAATAAATTGAGAGTCTGTTCCAAAAATTCTATCCCACCATGTAAATGTTGAAGCATAGTTTCCGATGAAGTTCATGTGGTGGAAATCATGATGCTGAGAACCAGCATAGAAAGGGATCAGATTTAAAGGGTTGAGAGGAATGTCATAACCACTATGGACATCAGTAGTTTCTATCAAATGAATAGTCACCCATGCCCAAAGGAGAATGACATGATCACATAAAAGCATGATTCCAATGAAAAATCCAGTTCCAAGAATCAGAGTTTCCAAGGGATGTGCATATTCAGCTTCCATTCCAAATGGAGCCTGAAACTCATGATGaactttatgaatatatttatatattcttttgtgatgTAAGAGCCTATGCAGGAAATAGTGCCAGGTATCCTCAATCACTGCACAGCTGAAGCATCTTGCCAAAAGCAGATACCATCTTGGCATTCTTTCCCAATCATAAGGTATATTAAAATACTCTGTAAAATAATAAGTTCCACAGATCAAAGGAAGCTGGATACAAAAGTGATTAAAGAGAAgtactttaaaacatttccattggttttcccatgtttctggtttatccttttgaattttgtactttttcatgTAAGGtataaattgaaacaaaaatcCAGGTAAACAGAACAAGAAATAAAGGACCTCATGAACTATCAAGGATCCCCATGTTGCAATCTGGAACTTTGTATAATTATTCAACATATAGTTccaagcatttttaaatgtttcttgtaGAGGGTTTTCAGGTAAAAGTGAGTCTACATACTCCACAGCCAAGGATGCTGAACTAAAGATGCCGATACTTTCATTCGTTGCCATTTCTCAAATCTCTGCTGAAAGCCTTAGAATTCGGACTCTCTTCCAGCTCCCTCACCTGGACGACCGCGCGGGAActctgtttcatttccttttgtcatCTTGTGTAGCACTAACTATATATACGGTGTTCAATCAGTAGATATTGGAGTGGATAGGTAACTAAGTGGTTAGTTAGCATTGAAGTAGTAGGCTGTGACTCTGCTTATGtaaaaaatgataatatgtaAGTGCTcggaatatattttaataagactTAAATCACTTCCAATTAAGAGAATATAGTGAAAAACAGATTTGATATTCTGTTGAGTAATTGGAAAACAAAGTAATCTTATATCTAAAGCAGTtgtgatttttagaaataatttatcttttaaaatagaaaatagagttTTAGAACTGTGAATAAGCTGTTTACTCTTGAAATCTTGACCTTtagttttaacattttagttACCTTAGCTATGTCTAAGataagtcaaaaaataaaaacataaaaaataactttctcaaaTTCTAAGTATGTACAGTTATTGTTAACATCTTTGTAGAGATCTTTTCATGCTTCTTGCTCTGTATCATTCTATAAATAGAATATGTTAGTTTTATAAGTAGTTaattcctcttttaaatttttttattcaatgaTACGAAAATCCTTCAATGTAAGTTGATATTAGGTCTGCATAATCCTATAAACTGACAGCATGctaaattattttcatgatttattATTCAAATGGTGgacatttgtttcaaatattttgttactATAGAATAACTTTTAGAACTTTCTTGCAGCTTGAGAAATTTCTAAGATTTCTAAGATCAggatatttctttatattaaaataaatttgacacTATTTTTTATGTAATGTGTTGACATTACTTGGAATTtactataattataatttctattCTTGCTTTATCAACTCAatcttatttagaatttttgctcCAGAGTAAAGTTATTTGTTAAgtagaaaatgtttatattttttaaaatacagattttgaaaGGGCATAGTGTTCAACAGCAAATCTATAGCATTTTGAAGAATCAGACATGGTATTTCAGTACCTTGATATTTATTCAACAGTAAAATacttaaatgtgtgtgttttttgttttttgtttttttttgataGATTATCTTTCTCAAGGAATAGATCTTTCTGGAATAGAAGTAATAGAAAATGATCTACTTTTCATTGCAAGAGCTCGACTTGAAGTGGAAAATCAAGCTAAGCGCCTACTGGAACAGGGTGTAGAGACGCAGGTAATAAAAGTAATAGCACTCTATTAATGTGACAAATATGTTATAATACAGATGAAGATTTGACTTTGAGGTTAGAAAACGAATATATGCCCTCATCACTGAGGAACTGTGTCTACAGTTTGAATTGGAGGATAGGATATAAAAGTAAGTACAGGgaaaatttattgaatatatgtttatttaattttaaaaatagattccaagATTCTAGTATGTAATGTATATGAGATACAGTTTATGTAATGTGTCTCTGTATATAGTTAATACCTGTTGAGTATGTTTATTTTGTCTGAGGCACTGTTGCTTATATAAGCCTTTCAACAACCCAGTAAGGTCAGTAttattgttatttccattttacaaatgaggaaactgagaactTAACTAATTTGTTGAAGATCACAGCTATTTCATGGTATAGTTTGGATCCAGACATTAAGCACTCTAACCCCAGAACCTTGCACCATTAATGATCACTGTgcctttatctatctatctattttaatttttatttattgagagagagagagcataagcgggagagaggggaagaggaagaagga
This region includes:
- the LOC113910940 gene encoding methylsterol monooxygenase 1-like, producing the protein MATNESIGIFSSASLAVEYVDSLLPENPLQETFKNAWNYMLNNYTKFQIATWGSLIVHEVLYFLFCLPGFLFQFIPYMKKYKIQKDKPETWENQWKCFKVLLFNHFCIQLPLICGTYYFTEYFNIPYDWERMPRWYLLLARCFSCAVIEDTWHYFLHRLLHHKRIYKYIHKVHHEFQAPFGMEAEYAHPLETLILGTGFFIGIMLLCDHVILLWAWVTIHLIETTDVHSGYDIPLNPLNLIPFYAGSQHHDFHHMNFIGNYASTFTWWDRIFGTDSQFIAYNKKMKKIEKKTE